A portion of the Luxibacter massiliensis genome contains these proteins:
- a CDS encoding ABC transporter ATP-binding protein: MIRICKYLKKRDWEFVCLSLVFIVAQVWLELKMPDYMSEITALVQTEGSEMSEILSAGGSMLLCALGSLVSAFIVGYFVAKIAAGLAMRLREMVYNKTMSFSMEEINGFSTSSLINRSTNDITQIQMFVAIGLQALIKAPIMAVWAVVKIAGKGLEWTGATGVAVAVLVLLIGLIIGFVMPKFKKIQALTDNLNRVARENLTGIRVIRAYNAEKFQEERFEKANEELTSTNMFANRMMSAMQPGMTLIMSGLSLSIYWIGAYLINAAQMADKLDLFSNMVVFTSYATQVIMAFMLLTITFIILPRASVSAKRINEVLETKESIVDGNVRDSELFEQGEIEFKHVSFRYPDAHDYVLHDINFTAHRGETVAFIGSTGSGKSTLVNLIPRFYDATEGEVLIDGVNVKDYTQEALHNKLGYVPQKSVMFSGTVSSNVTYGENGKAPADREAIEKSVAIAQAEEFVLKMKGTYDAPISQGGTNISGGQKQRLAIARAICRRPEIFVFDDSFSALDYKTDRVLRKILKQEIGGTTSIIVAQRIGTIMDADKIVVLDNGEIVGQGTHRELLKNCPVYLEIAQSQLSKEEMKNA; encoded by the coding sequence ATGATAAGAATATGTAAGTATTTGAAAAAGAGAGATTGGGAATTTGTCTGTCTCAGTCTTGTGTTTATTGTAGCACAAGTGTGGCTGGAATTAAAAATGCCTGATTATATGTCAGAAATTACTGCCTTGGTTCAGACAGAGGGAAGCGAAATGAGTGAAATCCTTTCGGCCGGCGGCTCTATGCTTTTATGTGCCCTGGGAAGCCTTGTCTCTGCCTTTATAGTGGGTTATTTTGTGGCAAAGATAGCAGCCGGGCTTGCCATGCGTCTAAGGGAGATGGTCTATAATAAAACGATGTCTTTCTCTATGGAAGAAATCAATGGTTTTTCTACGTCCAGCCTGATTAACCGTTCCACCAATGATATTACACAGATTCAAATGTTTGTAGCTATTGGACTTCAGGCATTGATCAAGGCACCTATTATGGCGGTATGGGCTGTTGTGAAAATAGCGGGGAAAGGGTTGGAATGGACAGGGGCCACTGGGGTTGCTGTTGCCGTCCTGGTGCTCCTGATTGGATTGATTATAGGATTTGTAATGCCGAAGTTTAAGAAAATCCAGGCACTTACTGACAACCTGAACCGGGTGGCAAGGGAAAACCTTACTGGAATCCGTGTAATCCGCGCTTATAATGCGGAAAAATTCCAGGAAGAACGTTTCGAAAAAGCAAATGAAGAACTGACTTCAACGAATATGTTTGCCAACAGGATGATGTCGGCCATGCAGCCGGGGATGACTCTGATCATGTCAGGCCTCAGCCTTTCTATTTACTGGATCGGCGCCTATTTAATTAATGCAGCGCAGATGGCAGATAAATTGGATCTGTTTTCCAACATGGTTGTATTTACTTCCTATGCCACACAGGTCATTATGGCATTTATGCTGCTTACCATTACCTTTATTATTCTGCCCCGGGCTTCTGTATCGGCAAAACGTATTAATGAAGTGCTGGAGACAAAGGAGAGCATTGTAGATGGGAATGTGAGAGACTCTGAGTTGTTTGAGCAGGGTGAGATTGAATTTAAACATGTAAGTTTCCGCTATCCTGACGCCCATGATTATGTTCTGCATGATATTAACTTTACTGCACATAGAGGTGAGACCGTGGCGTTTATTGGGTCTACAGGAAGTGGAAAGAGTACATTGGTCAATCTTATCCCCAGATTTTATGATGCCACAGAAGGAGAAGTATTGATAGACGGAGTGAATGTAAAGGATTATACGCAGGAAGCACTTCATAACAAACTAGGGTATGTCCCACAGAAATCTGTCATGTTCTCAGGGACTGTTTCCTCCAACGTGACTTATGGGGAAAATGGAAAGGCTCCTGCTGACCGGGAGGCCATTGAGAAATCTGTTGCCATCGCCCAGGCTGAGGAGTTTGTGTTAAAGATGAAAGGGACTTATGACGCGCCAATTTCCCAGGGAGGGACGAATATTTCAGGGGGACAGAAGCAGCGCCTTGCCATCGCAAGAGCTATTTGCCGCAGGCCGGAAATATTTGTGTTCGATGACTCCTTCTCCGCCCTGGATTATAAAACAGACAGGGTTTTGCGGAAAATCTTAAAGCAGGAAATAGGAGGGACGACTTCTATTATTGTAGCGCAGAGGATAGGGACAATTATGGATGCAGATAAGATTGTTGTGCTAGACAACGGGGAGATTGTGGGCCAGGGTACCCATAGAGAACTTCTAAAAAACTGTCCAGTCTACTTAGAAATTGCACAGTCACAATTGTCAAAGGAGGAGATGAAAAATGCCTGA
- a CDS encoding sensor histidine kinase has protein sequence MSRHSFKITVIFSFIVFITLSVAVLLTVLLTILLLNLGVIQSPRRELGLIAFGAVCILSGTFLANRIGRQPLKVIQSLDEATKEVVRGNFQIQINEDIPAAELRSMTHNFNVMARELANTEILRKDFVENVSHELKTPLSAIEGYASLLLNEGLPEDKRVLYADRILFNTRRLSNLTGNILLLSRLEHQETEVKKECYSLDEQLREVVLMFEHAWTEKELDLDIDLCAIDYTGNKELLAQAWQNILGNAIKFVRNQGRIRVILKEGPGAVQVSITDNGIGMDEDTLKRVYEKFYQADTSRASIGNGLGLTLAKRIIDLHRGTIEVSSKVGRGTTFTIFLPAVPAE, from the coding sequence ATGAGTAGGCATTCATTTAAAATTACAGTTATTTTTTCCTTTATAGTATTCATTACCCTGAGTGTGGCGGTACTGCTCACTGTATTATTGACGATCCTGCTGTTAAATTTGGGCGTCATCCAGAGTCCCCGCCGGGAACTAGGACTGATTGCCTTTGGCGCTGTATGTATCTTGTCAGGCACATTTCTGGCCAATAGGATCGGGAGGCAGCCGCTGAAAGTAATCCAGTCCCTGGATGAGGCCACCAAAGAAGTAGTGAGAGGAAATTTTCAGATCCAAATAAATGAAGATATTCCTGCGGCAGAATTGAGGTCCATGACCCATAATTTTAATGTGATGGCCAGGGAGCTTGCAAATACAGAAATTCTACGGAAAGATTTTGTGGAAAACGTATCTCATGAATTGAAAACGCCTCTTTCTGCTATTGAAGGGTATGCGTCCCTTCTGCTAAATGAAGGCCTGCCCGAGGATAAACGTGTCTTATATGCAGACAGAATCTTGTTCAATACCCGGCGGCTGTCTAATTTAACAGGAAACATCCTTTTACTGTCACGCCTGGAACATCAGGAGACAGAAGTGAAAAAGGAATGTTACTCCCTGGACGAGCAGCTCAGGGAAGTGGTTTTGATGTTTGAGCACGCCTGGACAGAGAAGGAGCTGGATTTAGATATTGATCTTTGCGCTATAGATTATACTGGAAACAAAGAACTTCTCGCACAAGCTTGGCAGAATATTTTGGGAAATGCTATAAAATTTGTGCGAAACCAGGGGAGAATACGGGTAATTCTAAAAGAGGGCCCTGGGGCGGTACAAGTTTCCATCACAGATAATGGCATAGGTATGGATGAGGATACTCTGAAACGGGTTTATGAGAAGTTTTATCAGGCAGATACATCCAGGGCAAGCATTGGCAATGGACTGGGCCTGACATTGGCAAAACGGATTATTGACCTCCACCGTGGAACCATAGAAGTGTCCAGCAAAGTCGGAAGAGGGACTACCTTCACTATTTTCCTCCCAGCCGTCCCGGCCGAATAA